From one Rosa rugosa chromosome 4, drRosRugo1.1, whole genome shotgun sequence genomic stretch:
- the LOC133707155 gene encoding uncharacterized protein LOC133707155 isoform X2, with translation MSLPIAKSPFTGFAPPPSRRPRISHHHHVLCSSHRDVMDRLSYELKNIEVVAALGDWGHWFQGLEVSETLLEKVENFGLVLLIGFFLWPNQGCGAHSSSYFSTHKGNHFHIEKQVRGLYEKAQEILMKESNVQDWI, from the exons ATGTCTCTTCCCATCGCCAAGTCGCCGTTCACTGGATTTGCTCCACCGCCGAGTCGCCGGCCGCGTatctcccaccaccaccacgtTCTCTGCTCCTCTCATCGAGATGTCATGGATCGATTGAGCTACGAATTAAAGAACATTGAAGTGGTTGCCGCTCTCGGAGATTGGGGCCACTGGTTTCAGGGTCTTGAAGTTTCTGAAAcccttttggagaaagttgagaaCTTTGGCCTTGTCTTGCTCATTGGTTTTTTTCTCTGGCCAAATCAAG GTTGTGGAGCCCATAGTTCCAGTTATTTTTCAACACACAAAGGCAACCACTTCCATATAGAGAAACAG GTAAGGGGGCTCTATGAGAAGGCCCAGGAGATATTGATGAAAGAAAGCAATGTTCAG GACTGGATTTGA
- the LOC133707155 gene encoding uncharacterized protein LOC133707155 isoform X3, with translation MSLPIAKSPFTGFAPPPSRRPRISHHHHVLCSSHRDVMDRLSYELKNIEVVAALGDWGHWFQGLEVSETLLEKVENFGLVLLIGFFLWPNQGCGAHSSSYFSTHKGNHFHIEKQVRGLYEKAQEILMKESNVQIDL, from the exons ATGTCTCTTCCCATCGCCAAGTCGCCGTTCACTGGATTTGCTCCACCGCCGAGTCGCCGGCCGCGTatctcccaccaccaccacgtTCTCTGCTCCTCTCATCGAGATGTCATGGATCGATTGAGCTACGAATTAAAGAACATTGAAGTGGTTGCCGCTCTCGGAGATTGGGGCCACTGGTTTCAGGGTCTTGAAGTTTCTGAAAcccttttggagaaagttgagaaCTTTGGCCTTGTCTTGCTCATTGGTTTTTTTCTCTGGCCAAATCAAG GTTGTGGAGCCCATAGTTCCAGTTATTTTTCAACACACAAAGGCAACCACTTCCATATAGAGAAACAG GTAAGGGGGCTCTATGAGAAGGCCCAGGAGATATTGATGAAAGAAAGCAATGTTCAG ATAGATTTGTGA
- the LOC133707155 gene encoding uncharacterized protein LOC133707155 isoform X1 produces the protein MSLPIAKSPFTGFAPPPSRRPRISHHHHVLCSSHRDVMDRLSYELKNIEVVAALGDWGHWFQGLEVSETLLEKVENFGLVLLIGFFLWPNQGCGAHSSSYFSTHKGNHFHIEKQVRGLYEKAQEILMKESNVQHIVYLMAASRQQCCQHSLLHAPHS, from the exons ATGTCTCTTCCCATCGCCAAGTCGCCGTTCACTGGATTTGCTCCACCGCCGAGTCGCCGGCCGCGTatctcccaccaccaccacgtTCTCTGCTCCTCTCATCGAGATGTCATGGATCGATTGAGCTACGAATTAAAGAACATTGAAGTGGTTGCCGCTCTCGGAGATTGGGGCCACTGGTTTCAGGGTCTTGAAGTTTCTGAAAcccttttggagaaagttgagaaCTTTGGCCTTGTCTTGCTCATTGGTTTTTTTCTCTGGCCAAATCAAG GTTGTGGAGCCCATAGTTCCAGTTATTTTTCAACACACAAAGGCAACCACTTCCATATAGAGAAACAG GTAAGGGGGCTCTATGAGAAGGCCCAGGAGATATTGATGAAAGAAAGCAATGTTCAG CATATTGTTTACCTGATGGCAGCGTCTAGGCAACAATGCTGCCAGCACTCTCTTCTTCATGCACCGCATAGTTGA